In Anopheles gambiae chromosome 2, idAnoGambNW_F1_1, whole genome shotgun sequence, a single window of DNA contains:
- the LOC133391203 gene encoding uncharacterized protein LOC133391203: protein MTVLEWIWNCFLLLLFVGIAKAALSFYWPSIGEWRYDDLHPSLRYHESCRTKQLLVNSVFFVVYPCVLGARWYPANRQWSLWTEDEKDNTDAYVQYSREEEELLRHGMLRGRMIVQKEIVLPTDSIPEEDVPSTYKTYGRVDDCVVAVNEDEPCNERNYSPKSCEPLNLSRDGEVKDLNDEDNILQKQPAKAAMESMDSSASSSEAEDHDNVRLIQSSPKTYRGILSVVARDKS from the exons ATGACAGTTTTGGAATGGATATGGAATTGTTTCCTGCTTCTGCTATTTGTAG GTATCGCGAAGGCGGCACTATCATTTTATTGGCCCTCGATCGGAGAGTGGAGATATGACGATTTACACCCATCCCTTCGGTATCACGAGTCGTGCAG AACGAAGCAGCTTCTCGTGAATAGCGTCTTTTTCGTTGTCTATCCTTGCGTCCTGGGCGCCCGTTGGTACCCCGCGAACCGGCAGTGGTCGTTGTGGACGGAGGATGAAAAGGACAATACCGACGCTTACGTTCAGTATTCGCGCGAGGAGGAAGAACTTTTGCGCCATGGTATGCTCCGTGGGCGAATGATAGTACAGAAGGAAATTGTACTGCCCACCGATAGTATCCCGGAGGAGGATGTGCCATCGACCTACAAAACGTACGGTAGGGTAGATGATTGCGTTGTTGCAGTGAACGAAGACGAACCGTGTAATGAGCGGAATTATTCTCCAAAATCATGTGAACCACTGAACTTGTCGAGAGACGGTGAGGTGAAAGATTTAAACGATGAGGACAACATCCTGCAGAAGCAACCTGCCAAAGCCGCTATGGAGAGTATGGATTCATCTGCCTCTAGTAGCGAAGCAGAAGATCATGATAACGTGAGATTAATTCAATCATCTCCGAAAACATATCGTGGTATTTTGTCGGTTGTCGCCCGAGATAAAAGTTAG